A single region of the Triplophysa dalaica isolate WHDGS20190420 chromosome 15, ASM1584641v1, whole genome shotgun sequence genome encodes:
- the LOC130437225 gene encoding uncharacterized protein C14orf132 → MDLPFMAAQFPVMSGAFMDTDDCSTEHSLFNSSASVNAPPSASAPAQHDQEQHVSSDAIWLWIAIIATIGNIVVVGVVYAFTF, encoded by the exons ATGGATCTGCCATTCATGGCTGCGCAG TTTCCAGTGATGAGCGGAGCGTTCATGGACACAGATGACTGCAGCACGGAACATTCTCTCTTTAACTCGTCAGCCAGTGTGAACGCGCCGCCCTCAGCCTCAGCACCGGCCCAACACGACCAAGAGCAGCACGTGTCCAGTGACGCCATCTGGCTTTGGATCGCCATCATCGCCACCATCGGGAACATCGTGGTGGTCGGTGTGGTTTATGCTTTTACTTTCTGA
- the LOC130437016 gene encoding B2 bradykinin receptor-like, with the protein MQRNLQETTPSVLTPLSPSVSGNLTNETQCPNLEIWNWLYVMQPAYMFIICILGILGNVFVLLVFCLHKKACTVAEVYLGNLAAADLLLVLCLPFWAVNIANGFAWPFGSLMCRLVNTGIRMNMFCSIYLLVLVSGDRYVALVHAMSRGRMRRPRYAKLSCVAIWCLGLVLNIPTLHFRDTQHIPDLNVTACILTYPRPEVGLACDILLILLSFVVPLLVISYCTWKIVRALHAQVMERFNAENTERKATFLVLVVLTAFLLCWVPFHLVTVLDILLRLGALDGCSVEAGVDISNQISTYLALSNSVLNPVLYVIVGKNFRKKVKEVTKQLTERKKDTSGSMTSQTTFTMKTLTTF; encoded by the coding sequence ATGCAGCGAAACCTTCAAGAGACGACACCGTCCGTCCTCACTCCTCTTTCTCCGAGCGTCTCCGGCAATCTGACCAATGAGACCCAGTGTCCAAACTTGGAGATCTGGAACTGGTTGTACGTCATGCAGCCTGCGTACATGTTCATCATCTGCATTCTGGGAATCCTCGGTAACGTCTTCGTCCTGCTGGTCTTCTGTCTCCATAAGAAAGCGTGCACGGTGGCGGAGGTGTATTTGGGAAATCTGGCCGCAGCGGATCTCCTGTTGGTCTTGTGTCTGCCCTTCTGGGCCGTAAACATAGCCAACGGTTTCGCCTGGCCGTTCGGCTCGCTGATGTGCCGTCTGGTCAACACGGGCATCAGAATGAACATGTTCTGCAGTATTTATTTACTGGTGCTGGTGAGCGGTGATCGCTACGTGGCGCTGGTCCACGCCATGTCCCGCGGGAGAATGCGAAGGCCCCGGTACGCCAAACTCAGCTGCGTGGCCATCTGGTGTCTGGGGCTGGTTCTAAACATCCCCACCCTTCATTTCAGAGACACCCAACACATTCCCGATCTCAACGTCACGGCTTGTATCCTGACATACCCGAGACCAGAGGTGGGCCTCGCGTGTGACATCTTACTCATCTTGCTGAGTTTCGTCGTGCCGCTGTTGGTGATTTCATACTGCACGTGGAAGATCGTCCGAGCTCTCCACGCGCAGGTTATGGAGCGCTTTAATGCCGAGAACACCGAGCGCAAGGCCACGTTCCTGGTGCTGGTGGTGTTGACGGCGTTTCTGCTGTGTTGGGTGCCCTTTCATCTGGTAACCGTGCTGGATATTCTGCTGAGGCTGGGAGCTCTCGACGGATGCAGCGTTGAAGCGGGTGTGGACATCTCCAATCAAATATCCACGTATCTGGCTTTAAGCAACAGCGTGCTGAACCCCGTACTGTATGTGATCGTGGGCAAGAACTTTAGGAAGAAGGTGAAAGAGGTAACAAAACAACtcactgaaagaaaaaaagacacaagTGGATCGATGACATCACAAACCACATTCACCATGAAGACGCTCACAACATTTTAG